One Artemia franciscana chromosome 15, ASM3288406v1, whole genome shotgun sequence genomic window carries:
- the LOC136036612 gene encoding thiamin pyrophosphokinase 1-like — MAVNTISDTWRVARGVVSYPLSMLHWGSMKFRYGVKEWHPMSVLGEEDPDFKMALFLESQPFHEENRNIILDLWKRAKLRACVDQGLIEWDHFIKSLEEADRSDILMPDIISGDFKSVDPDIISQYQSRGAKAEKREDRHETDLHHAVKIIKNELTARNQKINCGVAVVNANDRFDHTMAFVNELFQGSDTLEVPLYLLSNKSLTWRLPTGRHRIFLNQSVHKKWSSIIPVGQPAYVTTTGLRWNMIMQRLEFGGVISTSNEIGDQKEVSIECDRPVLFSMGLPSSA; from the exons ATGGCAGTAAACACAATATCAGATACTTGGCGAGTTGCACGAGGAGTTGTGTCCTACCCATTATCGATGCTTCATTGGGGCTCAATGAAGTTCAGATACGGTGTTAAGGAATGGCACCCAATGAGCGTACTAGGTGAAGAAGATCCGGATTTTAAGATGGCACTATTTCTTGAATCCCAGCCCTTCCATGAAGAAAATCGAAATATAATCCTTGATCTATGGAAAAGAG CAAAACTACGGGCCTGTGTTGACCAAGGGCTGATAGAATGGGATCATTTCATCAAATCCTTGGAGGAAGCGGACAGATCGGATATTTTAATGCCTGATATAATCTCAGGGGATTTCAAGAGTGTTGACCCAGATATAATCAGCCAATATCAGTCAAGGGGGGCCAAAGCGGAAAAGAGAGAGGATCGACACGAAACAGATTTACATCATGCtgtcaaaattatcaaaaacgaGCTCACTGCAAGAAATCAAAAG ATTAATTGTGGTGTTGCAGTTGTGAACGCTAACGATCGCTTCGATCACACCATGGCATTCGTCAATGAATTGTTCCAGGGTTCAGACACGTTGGAAGTTCCCCTTTACTTACTTAGCAACAAATCTTTGACATGGAGACTGCCTACTGGACGGCACCGCATTTTCCTTAATCAGTCAGTGCATAAGAAGTGGAGCAGCATTATTCCTGTTGGTCAGCCAGCTTACGTTACAACAACAGGATTGAGATGGAACATGA TTATGCAGCGATTAGAGTTTGGAGGAGTCATAAGTACCTCAAATGAGATTGGTGATCAAAAAGAGGTATCAATTGAATGTGACAGACCGGTCCTTTTCTCTATGGGACTGCCTTCAAGTGCCTGA